A genomic stretch from Glaciecola nitratireducens FR1064 includes:
- a CDS encoding efflux RND transporter periplasmic adaptor subunit, which translates to MNTQPDQSASYNKKVPWILHGIVTVVILLIAFLVITGMFSSKPEAQRWGGARPAPSVGVDVADLSIQDYPVWIDSYGTTKPLTETVLVADVNGKVVEVSPNIRTGKRFSKGEVLVQLDNRDFVVEVDIAAAAAAEAEVRYLQELAESELAAQQWNKPPETEAAQLLSLRKPQVAAAKASLRAANARLERAKLNLDRTTIRAPFDGKVLEQMVDVGQVINPSQSIAEIYSTEAVEVRLPVKVADLAYLSIDDSSENMDNLPRVVLSGELGNQTYEWTGKIVRSEGAFDPATRMLYLVAQIDNPFTSTEQRPAVRIGQFMRAKVQGDTLENVFVIPRRAVSQDFVVAVVDEGLLKKRRVQPLWTDAGSVVVSAGAPSSQTLAANSADVIRSSIQNLRNTDKLILTPTANLPDGTRVKAIAPMTESEPDTQSIVGSKQSSEDSANAAAPSTTAAQ; encoded by the coding sequence ATGAATACCCAGCCCGACCAATCCGCTAGCTATAACAAAAAAGTACCCTGGATCCTTCACGGCATTGTCACCGTGGTGATATTGCTGATTGCTTTTCTCGTCATTACTGGCATGTTTAGCAGCAAACCTGAAGCGCAAAGGTGGGGAGGTGCACGCCCTGCACCATCGGTAGGCGTTGATGTCGCTGATTTATCAATTCAAGACTATCCTGTCTGGATAGACTCTTACGGCACGACTAAACCACTAACAGAGACGGTACTAGTGGCCGACGTAAACGGTAAAGTTGTTGAGGTTTCACCAAATATTCGCACCGGCAAACGATTCAGTAAAGGTGAAGTTCTCGTTCAGCTAGATAACCGAGACTTCGTTGTTGAAGTAGACATTGCGGCAGCAGCAGCGGCGGAAGCAGAAGTTCGATATCTGCAAGAACTGGCTGAATCAGAACTGGCTGCACAGCAATGGAATAAGCCACCAGAAACAGAAGCAGCGCAATTATTATCACTGCGTAAACCACAAGTAGCGGCAGCAAAAGCGTCCCTCAGAGCTGCAAATGCGCGCTTAGAAAGAGCAAAACTAAACCTCGATAGAACCACTATCAGAGCTCCATTTGACGGTAAGGTTTTGGAACAAATGGTCGATGTTGGTCAGGTTATCAATCCAAGCCAATCTATTGCAGAAATTTATAGTACTGAAGCTGTTGAAGTGAGACTCCCGGTAAAAGTTGCAGATTTAGCCTACCTAAGCATTGATGATAGCTCGGAGAATATGGATAACTTACCGCGCGTTGTTTTATCGGGTGAACTGGGCAATCAAACCTATGAGTGGACCGGCAAGATAGTGCGCAGTGAGGGCGCCTTCGATCCAGCAACAAGAATGCTATATTTAGTTGCACAAATAGATAACCCGTTCACAAGCACAGAGCAACGCCCCGCGGTTAGAATTGGGCAATTTATGCGCGCCAAAGTACAAGGCGATACCTTAGAAAATGTGTTCGTCATTCCAAGACGCGCCGTTTCACAAGATTTCGTTGTGGCTGTGGTTGATGAGGGTTTGTTAAAGAAGCGTCGCGTTCAACCCTTGTGGACTGATGCAGGTTCTGTTGTTGTCTCAGCTGGAGCGCCTAGCTCACAAACCTTAGCTGCAAACTCGGCTGATGTGATCCGCAGTAGTATTCAAAATTTGCGCAATACTGACAAGTTGATTTTAACACCCACAGCTAATTTGCCCGATGGCACTCGCGTAAAAGCGATTGCTCCTATGACAGAAAGCGAGCCCGATACACAGTCTATTGTAGGGAGCAAGCAATCTAGTGAGGACAGCGCTAATGCCGCTGCCCCCTCAACGACTGCTGCGCAATAA
- a CDS encoding alpha/beta fold hydrolase: protein MKTFYSINISRQLLIGLCLLFAVSGYSQAATPVVEGKYTIENFAYDDGSRVNLTQHYRTLGTPRRDENGRVENAIIIMHGTTGSGASFLSDRYAGVLFGDGQILDASEYFIILPDAIGHGQSSRPSAGSAANFPKYTYDDTVRALHQLLTDHLKVDHLRLVTGTSMGGMQSWVWGYTYPDFMDAIMPLASLPVEIGGRNRMLRKMMIDAVKNDPDYKEGFYEEQPDGMREAMYSLIFMVSSPLQYQLQAPTREASEAMLDSLVERYSTRIDANDLVWAFDSSRFYNPEPHLEKISAPLMAINSADDQVNPPELGLLESLIVRVPHGNAATLAISKLTRGHGTHSMPSIWGPYLARLLDATETRKQSSLPTKNHLEKPTAAVWQERAPDTFTVRFETTEGMFRIEVKRDDAPLGADRFYQLVSNGFYDGVHINRVVEGFIAQFGIHGVPSINAVWKNNYISDDPVKRSNTRGSVAFAMTGPDTRATQVYINTGNNKRLDADGFAPFGEVIEGMDVIDRLYSPYGENAGGGLRGGRQGPLETGGSDYINQNFPLLDFIRVAHVE, encoded by the coding sequence ATGAAAACCTTCTACTCAATCAACATCTCCCGACAGCTTTTGATAGGCTTATGCCTACTATTCGCCGTATCAGGCTATTCTCAGGCTGCGACTCCAGTAGTCGAGGGTAAATATACGATTGAAAACTTCGCCTATGACGATGGCAGCAGAGTTAACCTTACACAGCACTATCGGACGCTCGGCACGCCGCGACGCGACGAAAACGGTAGAGTAGAAAACGCCATAATAATAATGCATGGCACCACAGGAAGTGGTGCGAGCTTTCTCAGCGATCGCTATGCTGGCGTATTATTTGGTGATGGTCAAATCCTCGATGCCAGCGAGTACTTCATTATTCTTCCTGACGCTATCGGCCATGGGCAATCGAGTCGCCCAAGTGCAGGAAGTGCTGCGAACTTTCCAAAATATACGTATGACGACACCGTGCGGGCCTTGCATCAACTGTTAACTGACCATCTTAAGGTAGACCACTTGCGCCTAGTAACAGGCACTTCGATGGGTGGCATGCAAAGTTGGGTATGGGGCTATACTTATCCCGATTTTATGGATGCAATCATGCCTCTAGCTAGCCTGCCCGTGGAGATTGGCGGACGCAACCGCATGTTGCGCAAGATGATGATTGACGCAGTAAAAAACGATCCTGATTACAAAGAAGGCTTTTATGAAGAACAGCCAGACGGTATGCGAGAAGCAATGTATTCGCTGATTTTCATGGTTTCTAGTCCGCTGCAATACCAACTGCAAGCCCCAACTAGAGAAGCCTCAGAAGCGATGTTGGATAGTTTGGTAGAACGCTATTCAACACGCATTGATGCTAACGACTTAGTGTGGGCATTCGATTCCTCAAGATTCTATAACCCAGAACCCCACTTGGAGAAAATATCAGCTCCGCTTATGGCCATCAATTCCGCTGATGATCAAGTCAATCCACCGGAACTTGGCTTATTAGAATCCCTTATCGTTCGAGTTCCTCATGGTAATGCAGCAACTTTAGCTATATCGAAGTTGACGCGCGGGCACGGCACGCATTCTATGCCTAGCATATGGGGGCCTTACCTCGCGCGCTTGTTAGACGCCACAGAAACGCGCAAACAAAGCTCGCTGCCAACAAAAAACCACCTCGAAAAACCTACAGCTGCAGTTTGGCAAGAACGCGCTCCGGATACATTTACAGTCCGCTTTGAAACCACCGAAGGCATGTTTCGGATTGAAGTGAAACGAGATGATGCACCACTTGGAGCCGACCGCTTTTATCAGCTAGTCAGCAATGGGTTCTATGATGGCGTGCATATCAATCGTGTTGTGGAGGGTTTCATCGCTCAGTTCGGCATACATGGCGTACCGTCAATCAACGCTGTCTGGAAAAACAACTATATTTCAGACGACCCAGTGAAGCGGAGCAATACTCGAGGCTCGGTGGCCTTCGCGATGACAGGACCAGATACGCGTGCTACTCAAGTTTACATAAATACAGGCAATAATAAGCGTCTGGACGCCGATGGCTTTGCGCCGTTTGGTGAGGTTATCGAGGGTATGGACGTTATCGACCGACTTTACTCACCGTATGGCGAAAACGCTGGTGGAGGACTGCGCGGAGGTCGTCAGGGCCCCCTAGAAACCGGCGGCAGTGATTATATTAACCAAAACTTTCCTCTTCTCGACTTTATCCGAGTCGCGCACGTAGAGTAA